AGGGGCCTCAAAACGCACGATGTAGTCATAAGGGTATATCAGGAAGTACCCCGCGGCCCCCAGCACGAGCAGGAGGCCTGCTGCCCATAGTATTTTTTTCATGGTTGCTACAAAAATTTCCCTGTATTACTCTTCGTTTGCTGTCGTGTTTGCTGCTGCTGTCGTGTTTGCTGTTGCTGTCGTGTTCGCTGTTGCTGTCGTGTTTGCTGCTGCTGTCGTGTTCGCCGTTCCGCCAGCGGTTGCTGCCATGGCCGTCTGTCGCTGGTTCATCTCCAGTTGGTCCACGACATAGCCGCCAAGGGAACGCCCCTGGTCCAGGCCCACTTCGATTGCCATGCGATAGTGGATTCCGCCGTACATCCTGCTGATCGCGGCTTCGGCAGAGGCCTCGTTGAAGGAATTAAACGAACGGACGGGTAACCCGTAAGGCAGTTCCGTATCGTCGTCAAAAGCAAAATTGTCCCCGAAAATACTGGTCAGGGCTGTGGCTGCCGCGCCGGAGACCACACTGTGACCGCTGGTGTATTCGGGGAAGGGAGGGGTCTGCAGGACCGGCTTCCAGCTGTCGTCGATATGCTGGTTAATGAGCGTTTCCGGGCGGATCAGGTTGCTCCGGTACTTCTCGTCCCAGCAACTGATGAATCCGTCAAACAGGGCGATGGATGTCTTCGTATAGGCGAAAACCGTTTTGTCGAAATCGCTGCCGTCCTTCCGGCAGGCAATCTTGGCAATCCCGATCCAGTGGGCCCCCGGGCTGATCTTCTTCGTGGCGAACATCAGGTGGCCGCGGGTAACGGACACGTAGGGGTTGCAATCCCAGAACCGCGCAATGGCCACCTCCTCGGATTCATCCCCTTTTTCGGTGATGGCATTGCCCACTTCGTAGACCTCCATGAGTTCCCGGTGGAAGTCGGATCCTTCCTCCATGGAGAAAGGTACGGGCGGTGCCGGTTTAAACTGGGCAGCCGAATCGATGACCAGCGTGCGGATTTTGTTCCAATGGGGTTCGATGCCTTCCATATATGCGGGCGGGGTGGGTTGCCAGCGGGAC
This genomic window from Robiginitalea biformata HTCC2501 contains:
- a CDS encoding vanadium-dependent haloperoxidase; this encodes MKTNIAIVAALSFLLLSCSGESEPITISPEDYHASVDKVTEVMVHDIFSPPVASRIYVYPNIAAYEIMALHNPAYKSLAGQVTDLEPIPSPEAGSGVNYPLAALVAHMDLSRQLIFSEERVTEFRDSLYSRWSEINEEEFEASRDYGLEVAAFISEWMDKDNYKQTRTMSKFTVNTDEPSRWQPTPPAYMEGIEPHWNKIRTLVIDSAAQFKPAPPVPFSMEEGSDFHRELMEVYEVGNAITEKGDESEEVAIARFWDCNPYVSVTRGHLMFATKKISPGAHWIGIAKIACRKDGSDFDKTVFAYTKTSIALFDGFISCWDEKYRSNLIRPETLINQHIDDSWKPVLQTPPFPEYTSGHSVVSGAAATALTSIFGDNFAFDDDTELPYGLPVRSFNSFNEASAEAAISRMYGGIHYRMAIEVGLDQGRSLGGYVVDQLEMNQRQTAMAATAGGTANTTAAANTTATANTTATANTTAAANTTANEE